CTCGAAGATGCCCGCCAGCGTCGTCGCCGGGATGGACAAGAGGAACGAGTAGCGCGCCGCGTCCTCGCGCTTGAGCCCCAGCGACAGGCCGCCCGTGAGCGTCGTGCCGGAGCGGGACGAGCCCGGCACCAGCGCCAGCGCCTGCCACAGGCCGATGAGGATGCCGTCCTTCCACGTCATGTCCGCCACGGTGCGCTGGTGCGACGCGCGCCTCTCCACGACGAACAGCACGATGGCCAGCACGATGAGGCTGCCCGCGATGACGTAGAGCGAACGGAACTGCGTCTCGATGAGCTTCTTGAACGCCAGCCCGCAGATGCCGATGGGCAGCGTGCCCACGCCCACGAACCACGCGAGCCGCGCCTCCAGCGTGCCGAACGGGTCCCGCTTCACCAGCCCCACGACGAACGCCTTCACCAGCGCGACGATGTCCTTGCGGAAGTAGATGAGCACCGCGGCCACCGTGCCCAACTGGATGATGGCCGAGTACGCCGCGCCCGGGTCGGGCCAGCCGAACAGCTCTGGCGCGATGCGCAGGTGCGCGGTGGAGCTGATGGGCAGGAACTCCGTGAGACCCTGGACCAGACCCAGGACGATGGCTTCGAGCAGGCTCATAGGGAACGTGGCCGCCAGGGATATGCCCTGCCCCCCTGCCCCGCAAGCGCGAAGGTTCCCCACACCGGGGCCCGGGTCCGCCACCCGACCGTCCGGCGTGGGAAGCCGGGAGGCGAACCCGGGTAGGCTCCACCCCGCCATGCCCCCCGTCCCCCTGTGCCCCTGCTCCTCCGGCCAGCGCTACAAGCAGTGCTGCGCCCCCTTCCACAAAGGCGAGGCGGAAGCCCCGGACGCCGAGCGCCTCATGCGCAGCCGCTACAGCGCCTTCGCCCAGCGCGACGCCGCGTACCTGTGGAAGACGCTCCACCCCGACCACCCGATGCGGGCCCGTCCGGAAGCGGACGTCGTGCGCGAGCTGCGCGCCTTCGCCCAGGCCCACCAGTACCCGGGGCTGGCGGTGTTGGGCCACCAGCCTCCGGACGCGACGGGGCTCTCCCGCGTCCTCTTCTTCGCCAAGGTGTTCGAGAAGGGGAAGGACCAGTCCTTCGTGGAGCGCTCGGACTTCCGCCACGACGGCACCGGCTGGCGCTACCTGGACGGCGTCCTCAAGCTGCCGCGCGAGCTGAAGGTCCCGCCGGAGTCCCTCACGCTCGAGACCTTCCCCGCGGACTGAAGGCACGGCCGCGAAAATCCCCGTCAGGATTTTCGCGGCGCTTGCGTCCATGGAAGTGCTGCCCGGCCGGAGAGGCCCTACACGCTCTGGTAAAGCTCCACCACAATGGGGCTCGCGGTTCGAATCCGCCTTGGCCTGAAACGCCACCCAATCGTGGCTTCTCCACTCGGGCAGCACCCTTCTTCCTCCTCACGTCACCCTCCGGACCGCGCGTCCCTGTCGAGCGACGAGAGGTCCCGGTCATCACCGTCGCCGCCCGGTGCGCCATCCGCGCCCAGTGACACGATGGCCGGCACGCCCCGGTCCAGCGTGTACACATAGTCATTGCCCCACGGGTCGCGCGGCAGCTCCGGGAGGATGTTCTCCTCCACCAGCACGCGCAGCCCGGAGGGGGTGTCCGGCAGCCGGCCCTTCTTCATCGCGTACAGCTGGAGCCCCTGCCCCAGCGAACCGAAGTCCAGCCCCACGCGCTGCTGCTTCGCCTGGCCGAACTGGCCCATCACCGACACGCCCACCGCCGCCGCGCGACCCGTGGGCCCACGTCACTCCACCCTCAGGCCTCTTCTGGCGCGTGCGACACCACCCAGAGCGGAGTGTCCCCACACTGCACCAGCAGTTCATCCCCCTGCCGGGCCAGCAGCGTGCCCGGCTCCGCGCGAGGGTCCTCGCCCCGCCACGCCCGCGTGCGCTGGACGCGAACCCAGCGGCCCTCGAGCCGGGCCCTCGCATCCCCCTTCCCCTCGCGCCACCCCGCGAAGCGGCACGCGCGCACCTTCAGGTGCACGGCGCGCGCGCTGTCGCGCCAGTCGATGTCCCGGTACGCCAGCTCGAAGAAGGGCGCGAAGGTCGCGTCCGCCTCCGCCTGCCGCTCCCCCACGTCTCCTCGTGCAACCCGCTCCATCACCCCGGGCAGCAGCCGGCGCGACGTGAGCATCAGCTTCTCGAAGACCACCTCCTCCGCGTCCTCGTCCGTCACCGCGAACGTCCCCTGCGCGAGCACGGGCCCGGTGTCGAAGCTCGCGTCCATGCGGTGGAAGGTGAGCCCCAGCTCGCGGGCGTCCTCACGCAGCGCCCACCCCAATGGACAGGGCCCCCGGTATCGCGGCAGCAGGGACGGGTGCGCGTTCACCGCCCCCAGCCGGGGCAACGCCAGCGCCTCCGGTGGCAGC
The sequence above is drawn from the Corallococcus sp. NCRR genome and encodes:
- a CDS encoding undecaprenyl-diphosphate phosphatase, yielding MSLLEAIVLGLVQGLTEFLPISSTAHLRIAPELFGWPDPGAAYSAIIQLGTVAAVLIYFRKDIVALVKAFVVGLVKRDPFGTLEARLAWFVGVGTLPIGICGLAFKKLIETQFRSLYVIAGSLIVLAIVLFVVERRASHQRTVADMTWKDGILIGLWQALALVPGSSRSGTTLTGGLSLGLKREDAARYSFLLSIPATTLAGIFELKHLLEATQRPSTVALVVGTLVAFLSGMAAIAWLLSFLKRRTTLVFVVYRIALGVLLLGLLQANILKPMSGVENLATPEAPTKPPVEKQITD
- a CDS encoding YchJ family protein, whose translation is MPPVPLCPCSSGQRYKQCCAPFHKGEAEAPDAERLMRSRYSAFAQRDAAYLWKTLHPDHPMRARPEADVVRELRAFAQAHQYPGLAVLGHQPPDATGLSRVLFFAKVFEKGKDQSFVERSDFRHDGTGWRYLDGVLKLPRELKVPPESLTLETFPAD
- a CDS encoding type II secretion system protein GspG, which produces MGQFGQAKQQRVGLDFGSLGQGLQLYAMKKGRLPDTPSGLRVLVEENILPELPRDPWGNDYVYTLDRGVPAIVSLGADGAPGGDGDDRDLSSLDRDARSGG
- a CDS encoding methionyl-tRNA formyltransferase; the encoded protein is MPTPGAASGWRIVLLTVAPAVAHDFTLALRALGHDVVALVVPSGIRGLRPLDMEGWAELGRLFEAAPPSVDVLLVSERAHLTPRLAGLKPDLLLCFFFPWRLPPEALALPRLGAVNAHPSLLPRYRGPCPLGWALREDARELGLTFHRMDASFDTGPVLAQGTFAVTDEDAEEVVFEKLMLTSRRLLPGVMERVARGDVGERQAEADATFAPFFELAYRDIDWRDSARAVHLKVRACRFAGWREGKGDARARLEGRWVRVQRTRAWRGEDPRAEPGTLLARQGDELLVQCGDTPLWVVSHAPEEA